The following proteins come from a genomic window of Synechococcales cyanobacterium T60_A2020_003:
- a CDS encoding DUF192 domain-containing protein — translation MAGAIAIGLSVGLLGCGSLSASEPTVDESAQSIITAQGMPTTGQALDVSAQVTIADQVIQLEVARTPQEQSTGLMFRTELADDRGMLFLFNTPRVARFWMKNVPISLDMVFMQDGEVVAIAADVPPCTTPTCPTYGPDAMVNQVLELRGGRAAELGIQEGDRLVIEDLPSN, via the coding sequence ATGGCTGGGGCGATCGCCATCGGTTTGAGCGTGGGGCTTCTAGGATGTGGAAGCCTAAGTGCGAGCGAGCCTACCGTAGACGAATCCGCACAATCTATCATCACAGCGCAAGGTATGCCGACGACAGGGCAAGCATTGGACGTTTCCGCACAGGTCACCATTGCGGATCAGGTGATTCAGCTTGAAGTTGCCAGAACGCCGCAAGAACAGTCTACGGGGCTCATGTTTCGGACGGAGTTGGCAGACGATCGGGGCATGCTCTTTCTGTTTAACACACCGCGTGTAGCTCGATTTTGGATGAAAAATGTGCCTATTTCCCTGGACATGGTGTTTATGCAGGACGGGGAAGTGGTGGCGATCGCCGCCGATGTTCCCCCTTGCACAACGCCAACCTGTCCGACCTATGGGCCTGATGCGATGGTCAACCAAGTCCTAGAATTGCGGGGTGGACGAGCCGCAGAGCTTGGCATCCAGGAAGGCGATCGCCTCGTGATTGAAGATCTGCCCTCTAACTAG
- a CDS encoding response regulator transcription factor has product MNATSPDLNPRVLLIETDETLAGQISQDLREAGYNTAIAPDAEHGLRQAKDYQPALIVIDRMLAGESGLSLCRNLRSGGIRTPVILLMARDSVEDRVACIDAGADDYFLKPYRSDDFLKLVNLYLQPDVTNAEQLRFADLVLDLSTRQALRNGRVIELTMKEFELLKYLMEHPREVLTREQILENVWGYDFMGESNVIEVYVRYLRLKIEDDGEKRLIQTVRGVGYVMRET; this is encoded by the coding sequence ATGAATGCGACGTCTCCCGACCTCAATCCAAGGGTTTTGCTCATCGAAACCGACGAAACCCTCGCCGGACAAATCAGCCAAGATTTGCGCGAAGCGGGCTATAACACGGCGATCGCTCCTGATGCAGAACATGGATTACGACAAGCCAAGGACTACCAGCCTGCGCTCATTGTGATTGATCGAATGCTGGCCGGTGAGTCAGGGTTGTCACTATGCCGCAACTTGCGTAGTGGAGGGATTCGCACGCCTGTGATTCTGCTCATGGCACGCGATTCGGTGGAAGATCGGGTTGCGTGTATTGACGCTGGGGCAGACGATTATTTCTTGAAACCCTATCGCAGTGATGATTTCTTAAAACTGGTCAACCTCTACCTGCAGCCAGATGTTACCAATGCCGAACAACTTCGCTTTGCCGATCTGGTTTTAGACCTTTCGACACGCCAAGCATTACGCAATGGACGGGTCATCGAACTTACCATGAAAGAGTTCGAGTTGTTGAAATATCTAATGGAGCACCCACGGGAAGTTCTCACGCGCGAACAAATTTTGGAGAACGTCTGGGGGTACGATTTCATGGGGGAATCCAACGTGATAGAGGTATACGTTCGCTATCTGCGCCTCAAAATTGAGGATGATGGCGAAAAGCGGTTGATTCAAACCGTGCGGGGGGTAGGCTACGTCATGCGAGAGACCTAG